In Zingiber officinale cultivar Zhangliang chromosome 3B, Zo_v1.1, whole genome shotgun sequence, a single window of DNA contains:
- the LOC122054888 gene encoding agamous-like MADS-box protein AGL61 has protein sequence MIPIRKRKTSMGRQKIEIKRIESEEARQVCFSKRRAGLFKKANELSVLCGAHLAVIVFSPAGKPFSFGHPSVDSVLDRFLPSSAHPTPPPPRPPPLSFHDPRVMTVAAASLVPELDRQYVELAERLEGEQRRKEVLEAALLAQRGDFARLMQSSLEELGMAELERLQAALDRLRWDAGRRVDQLLTEAQIRRLMLAGDVGSVGGGAYLGGGFIAAAAPPPQGGNNIDMQAIPAPGQAPAVFGDGYGSSSYLINHS, from the coding sequence ATGATACCAATAAGGAAGAGGAAGACGAGCATGGGCCGACAAAAGATCGAGATTAAGCGGATCGAGAGCGAGGAGGCACGTCAAGTGTGCTTCTCCAAGCGCCGCGCCGGACTCTTCAAGAAGGCCAACGAGCTCTCCGTCCTCTGCGGGGCTCACCTAGCCGTCATCGTCTTCTCCCCCGCCGGCAAACCCTTCTCCTTTGGCCACCCCTCGGTCGACTCTGTTCTTGACCGCTTCCTACCCTCGTCGGCCCACcctactcctcctcctcctcgtcctcctcctctctcgTTCCACGACCCCCGTGTGATGACCGTCGCTGCCGCCTCGCTGGTCCCCGAGCTCGACCGGCAGTACGTGGAGCTGGCTGAGCGACTGGAGGGAGAGCAGCGGAGGAAAGAGGTGCTGGAGGCCGCGCTTCTAGCGCAAAGGGGTGACTTTGCCAGGCTCATGCAGTCCAGCTTGGAGGAGCTGGGCATGGCGGAGTTGGAGAGACTGCAGGCCGCGCTAGATAGGCTGCGTTGGGACGCAGGGAGGAGGGTGGACCAGCTGCTGACCGAGGCGCAGATCAGGAGACTAATGTTGGCCGGCGATGTTGGCAGTGTCGGCGGTGGAGCATATCTTGGAGGAGGATTCATTGCTGCGGCGGCGCCGCCGCCGCAAGGTGGCAATAATATTGATATGCAGGCGATTCCTGCGCCGGGTCAGGCTCCGGCTGTTTTTGGTGATGGCTACGGATCTTCTAGTTATTTGATTAACCATAGTTAA